From the Candidatus Kapaibacterium thiocyanatum genome, the window ATTTCTATCCCGATGCCACGATCTTCAAGACGGTGGAATTCCGCTTCGAGAAGGTCTGCGATCGCCTGCGTGAACTGGCCTTCCTGAATCCCGACCTCACGATCACGCTGGAAGACGAACGCGACGGACAGAAGGAAGTGTTCGCCTATCGTGGTGGTCTCGTCGACTTCGTCCGCTACGTCGACACCAGCACGACGGCATTGCTCAAGCCCATCATGATCGCAGGAGCCAACACCAGCGAAGCCGGTATCGAAACCGTCGTCGAAATCTGTTTCGAGTACAACACGAACTACTCCGAAACGCTGTTGTCCTACGTCAACAACATCAACACGGTCGAAGGCGGCACGCACGTGAGCGGTTTCCGGTCCGCACTGACGCGGACGCTGAATGCCTATGCCGCGGCCAACAACCTCACCAAGAAGGAAATCAACCTGACGGGTGAGGACTTCCGTGAAGGTCTCACGGCCGTCATCAGCGTCAAGGTCGCAGAACCCCAGTTCGAAGGACAGACGAAGACCAAGCTCGGCAACGGCGAAGTGGAAGGTATCGTCCGCTCCATCGTGAACGAGGAACTTGCGCGCCAGCTCGACGCCAATCCGTCATCGGCGAAACGTATCATCGAGAAGGCCACGCTGGCCGCCGAAGCGCGTATCGCAGCACGCAAGAGCCGTGAGATGGTCCGCCGCAAGAGTGCGCTGGAAAGTGCTACGCTGCCGGGCAAGCTCGCCGACTGTTCGATGCGTACTCCGGAAGACACGGAACTCTACCTCGTCGAAGGTGACTCCGCAGGCGGATCGGCAAAGCAGGGCCGCGACCGGAGGTTCCAGGCCATCCTTCCGCTGAAGGGCAAGATCCTCAACGTACACAAGGCACGACTGTCGAAGATCCTCGAGAACGAGGAGGTCCGTACGATCTTCACCGCCATCGGTGTGGGATTCGGAGACGACTTCGACATCGCGAAGGCGCGGTACGGCAAGATCATCCTCATGGCCGATGCCGACGTCGATGGATCGCACATCCGTACGCTGCTGCTGACGCTGTTCTTCGTCTACATGCGTGATCTCATCACGACGGGCCGGCTCTACATCGCACAGCCGCCGCTCTACAAGCTGAAGAAGGGCAAGCAGGAACACTACGCCTACAACGATGCCGAACGTGACGAAATCATCGCCCGCATGCGCAAGGAGAAGGCCGAGCGCAAGGCAGCCCGCAGTGGCGAACCCATTCCCGAAGATCTCGAAATCGTGGAGGAAGGTGCAACGGCGGACGGTATCGTGATCAGCCGGTTCAAGGGTCTCGGTGAAATGAATCCGGAGCAGTTGTGGTCCACGACCATGAATCCGGAAACGCGGACGCTGCTGCAGGTGACGATCGAGAATGCCGCCGAAGCGACGCATATCTTCGATACCCTCATGGGTGAGAAGGTGGAACCCCGCCGCGAATTCATCGAACGCAACGCACAGTACGTCCGTAACCTCGATATCTGAGCGTCATCGACGACCGAACATCATCAGGAGCCAGTCATCGTGACTGGCTCTTGTCATTTCAGGATCTTGCGTCCCTGGATGATGCGGATCAGAACGACGACGATGGCCAGGACGAGAAGGATGTGAATGTATGCGCCGATGGATTGGAAGCCGATGAGACCTATCAGCCATAGTACCATGAGGACGACGAAGATTGCCCACAGCATGACTGCCTCCGCATTGTGTTGTTGGTATGAAGCGTTGACGTCGGTGTGGACCCGTGGAATGACCTTTGGTTCCATCTTCCCGTCATCACGATGAAAGAGATACTCATCCTGTTCCTCCGTCTCGGTCTGACCGCCTTCGGCGGACCTGCCGTACATCTGGCCATGATGCGCGATGAAGTCGTGCGCAGGAGGAAGTGGTTCACCGACGGCGAATTCCTCGACATGGTCGGACTCACCGGCCTGATACCCGGGCCGAACAGCACGGAAATGGCCATGCACGTCGGCCTCGTCAGGCGGGGCTGGAAGGGTCTGTTGACGGCGGGGCTCGCCTTCATCGTCCCTGCCGCGACGATCACCCTCGTTCTTGCCATGTCCTACATCGCCTACGGCATGTTGCCGGACGTTGCATCGATACTCGCAGGACTGCGATGGGCGCTGGTGCCGATCGTCCTCGTGGCACTGGCCGGCCTCGCGTCGAGCATCGCTTTCCGACCGGAGATGATCGTGGTCGCCATGGCTTCCGCTCTTGCAGCCATACTTGGAATGGACGAGGTATTCGTGCTGCTCTGTGCGGGAGGTATTGGCACCGTTGCCGGACTGATACGTATCCGCATGAACGAAGTGGCGACCACCGGAGCGCTTCTGTGGTTCTTTCTCAAGACCGGTTCGGTGCTCTATGGCAGTGGCTACGTTCTCGTGGCCTATCTCGACGGTGGGCTCGTCCGCGAGCGGGGCTGGCTTACCGCACGTCAACTGGCGGACGCCGTGGCAGTAGGGCAGTTCACACCGGGCCCCGTTCTGTCCACGGCGACCTTCGTGGGATACCTCGTCGACGGTCTGCCGGGTGCCGTTGTCTCGACGCTGGCCATCTTCGCACCGTCCTTCGTCTTCGTCGGACTGCTCGGTCTCATGCGTCGCTATCTGGCTTCCTCACAGGTCATGCGAACCTTTCTCGACGCCGTCAATGCCGCATCTCTCGGCCTCATGGTGTCGGCATGCTGGACGCTCGCACGCACGGCCTATCACGATACCTTCGGCGTGCTGGTCGGTGCCGTCGCCTTCGTCGTTCTGTGGCGATGGAAGGTGAATCCGGTGTGGGTCATGCTGGCGGGAGCGGTGTTGTCGTTCATTGGGACATGACCGCCGATGGATTGGAATTCGGCCGAAGAATATCTGCAATGCGCCATGGACAAACGATGAAGAGCACCCTCTACATGCTCGGCGGCTCGATGCTGCAATTGCGTCGTTCGGACTGCATCCCCGACTGGCACGCGTCGTCTTCGTGGGTGGCAGCGACGTGATGCTCCTCGCGCATACACTCGTCTACGTAGGTATAGGTATGGGGCCGTGGCCTTTCCTGGAATGGTGGCCTTGTTTCCATACGGTCGCTTGAGTACGGGATGGTTCTATGCCGAACCCCACAGAACGGAGGTTTGCAGCGGGCCCGGCGATTGTGAAGAAGCGTACCTGCGGCAGACCTCTTGCCGGAACGTATGGCCGTGGTCCTGCATGGTCACGAACGGAACCATCGACGAACGATTGTTCGTCGGTCCGTTCATGAGCGATGCGGTTGGAAACATCTTCTCCGGGCACTTCTCCAGCGTCCACGATGTGGAATAAGGAGGCGTCCGTTCATCCATAGTGGAAGGACTGTTCCCGTCGTACGGTTCCATGGAGTAATTTATTCCGCATGAGCAGTGCGATACGTCGAACCTGAATCGGAGGAGTTATGCCACTGAACGTGATACTCACCGGAGCCACCGGAATGGTAGGTGAAGGGATACTGCTCGAGATGCTCGACGATCCTTCCATCGCGAAGGTTCTGATGGTGAACCGACGCCATGTCGATCTGCAGCATCCGAAGCTGCAGGAACTGGTGGTGCAGGACTTCATGGAGTTTCTGGATGCCGATCGGTATACCGCCGGATTGAGCGGATACGACGCCTGTTTCTATTGCGCGGGCATCAGTTCGATCGGACTCGACGAAGCCAGCTATACCGAGATCACCTACGATACCACGATGACCTTCGCGAAGGCGCTCCGGAAAGCGAACCCGGAGATGGTCTTCATCTATGTGTCCGGACGTGGTACCGATATCGACGGCAAGCGGGTGTGGGCGCGTGTGAAGGGGAAAACCGAAAACGGTCTGCGGACGACAGGCTTCAAAGCCGTCTACAATTTCCGTCCTGCCCTGATGAAGCCGGCGAAGGGCCAGCGCAACGTGAAGCCGCTGTTCCGTCTGGTGACGTCGCTGTATCCCGTGTGGGCCCTCCTGCTTCCAGGCAGTTGCAATACCCTGCGCGAGGTGGCCTTGGCGATGATCCGTTGCGTGGAACGAGGTTATCCGACCTCGACGCTCGAAGTGACGGACATCCGGAAGGCGGCGCACAAGGGTATGTGACGATGAAGGTTGGTCCCGCGCAGCGCCTGCGGGTTCGAAGGTATCGTCGTTCGTCGGATACCATGTCCTGACTGGTGTCATGTGCGAATTATATCGATATTAGCGAGTTTATCGATATTATCCAGATTCGATAAATTCGCTAAACTCCGTATATTTGATGTATGGACCCAGTTCGAAACCCATATGCTCCCGGAGCCGGAACCCCGCCGCCAGAATTAGCCGGGCGCGATGACTTGCGTGAAACGGTGAGGATCGCACTCGCCCGGATTCGTGAAGGAAAGTCCGCGAAGTCCGTTCTGATGGTTGGGCTCCGTGGTGTCGGCAAGACCGTACTTCTGGATCGCCTGCGCAGCGATACTGATGAGGCAGGGATGTATACGATGTGGATTGAGGCCCCTGAGAACCGTTCACTACCGTCGATTCTTGCGCCCCAGTTACGGAGTACGCTGCTACGGTTGTCCCGTATCGAGAAAGCAAAAGATACTGCAGCACGCGCGCTACGGGGTCTTGCCGGATTCGCACGGGCGTTGAAGGTCAAATTCAACGATATCGAGATCGGTTTCGATGCCGAACCCGAGCCCGGCCTGGCCGATAACGGAGACCTCGAGGGCGATCTCGCGACTCTGCTGCTTCTGGTCGGGGCTGCTGCGCGTGACGCCAGAACGGCGGCCGTCATGTTCATCGACGAGCTTCAGTACGTCGAGGAAGCGGAACTCGCGGCCCTGATTTCCGCGTTGCACAGGGCGGCTCAACGATTGGTTCCGATCACACTCGTAGGTGCGGGCCTACCGCAGCTTCCCGGACGAATGGGGAATGCGAAATCCTATGCCGAGCGATTGTTCGATATTCAGGACATAGGACCGTTGACGGATGAAGCGGCACGTACGGCCATCGTCGTACCTGCAGAGCATGAAGGGGTGGTGTACACGGAGCCTGCTATCAGGCTCATTCTTCACGAAACGCAAGGATATCCGTACTTCCTTCAGGAATGGGGCAAGCATTCCTGGGACGTTGCCGACGAATCGCCCATTGACGACTCCGATGTAAGAACCGCTTCCATTGCAGCGATCGCCGCATTGGATGGGTCATTCTTCCGTATACGGTTCGATAGACTTACGCTGAGCGAGAAGAGATATCTCCGTGCAATGGCAGAACTGGGGCCAGGGCCACATCGATCAGGCGATATCGCTGCGCAGCTTGGTCGTAAGGTGACGGATTTGGGGCCGATACGAAGTCAGTTGATCACGAAGGGAATGGTGTGGAGCCCGAGTCATGGCGATACGGCATTCACTGTCCCACTGTTCGATCGGTACATGCAGCGTATCATGCCCGGCGATACATGGCGTACCCGGTGAGACCGGGACTGGAATGTCTCCCCTACTTCTTCGCCTCGAGCAGCAGGTCGATCTTGTCATGCAGCATGCGGATCTCCACTTCGGCCTTGAGATTGACCTTGTAATCGGCGCGTGCGCGCTGACGGTCGCGTTCCTCCTGCCTGTTCTGGCTCATCATGATGATCGGTGCCTGGATGGCGGCCAGGCACGACAGGAAGAGATTGAGGAGGATGAACGGGTAGGGATCGAATGGCCGGGCGCTCAGTACCCACACGTTGAGGCCGATCCATCCCATGATGAGGATGCCGAAGATGATGAGGAAGGTCCAGCTTCCTCCGAAGTCCGCCACTACGTCGGCAACCTTCTGACCGACGGTGAGATGCTCGTCCGAATGGTCGTCGAGTTCGTCGGAAATGAGCTCGTCCTTCGTGATGCGATCCAGCACTTCGCGTTCTATATCGCTCAGCGGATCGTTGCTGTCGGGAACGAGAAGGCGTGTGATGTACTGTTGTCGCATCAACTGTACTTCGGCACGTGCGATAACGCCGTTGGCCGGAATGCTGGACTTCGTGTTGAGAATCTCGTTCCGTACGGTAGGGCGCAACGACGAGAGCTCGATGCGCTGATCGATGGGGTAGGTCTTGCCGGACAGATCGGAGATGAAGGTGGACATGGTGCCCTCGTGGAACTTGTTCGATGTGCGAAGTTACTTCACCGTCCGATCATGAAACGCAAAAGGGCCGGCTTGTGGCCGACCCTTTCGGAGATGACGATCGTCGATCGATATCAATAGCGATAGTAGTCCGGCTTGTACGGGCCGTTGACGGCGACGCCGATGTATTCGGCCTGTTTCTTGTTCAGCACGTCGAGTTCGACGCCGATCTTCTTGAGATGGAGGCGTGCGACCTTCTCGTCCAGATGCTTGGGCAGCACGTACACTTCGTTGCCGTAGCGCGAGCGATGCAGCCAGAGTTCGATCTGCGCCAGCACCTGGTTGGTGAACGAGTTCGACATCACGAAGGACGGATGGCCCATCGCGCAGCCGAGGTTGACGAGGCGGCCTTCGGCGAGGACGATGATGTCCTTCTTGCCGATGGTGTACAGATCGACCTGGGGCTTGATCTCGAGGCGCGTCTTGCCGTAGTTCTTGTTCAGCCAGGCCATGTCGATCTCGTTGTCGAAGTGGCCGATGTTGCAGACGATGGCCTTGTCCTTCATCGCACGGAAGTGCTTCTCGGAGATGATGTCGCAGTTGCCCGTAGCGGTGACGACGATGTCGGCTTCCCTGACGGCGTCGGCCATTTTCTTGACTTCGTAACCGTCCATAGCTGCCTGGAGGGCGCAGATGGGGTCGATTTCGGATACGATGACCCGTACGCCGGCTCCGCTCAGCGATGCCGCGGAACCCTTGCCGACGTCTCCGTAGCCTGCGACGACGGCGACCTTGCCGGCGAGCATGATGTCCGTGGCACGGCGGATGGCATCGACCAGCGATTCCTTGCAGCCGTACTTGTTGTCGAACTTGCTCTTGGTCACCGAGTCGTTGACGTTGATGGCGGGCAGCGGAAGCGTGCCGTTCTTCATGCGTTCGTAGAGGCGATGGACGCCCGTCGTCGTTTCTTCGCTGATGCCGTTGATACCGGCCACGAGTTCGGGGTAGCGGTCGAGGACCATGTTGGTGAGGTCGCCACCGTCATCGAGAATCATGTTGAGCGGTTTGCGATCCTTGCCGAAGAACAGCGTCTGTTCGATACACCAGTCGAATTCCTCTTCGTTCATACCCTTCCATGCGAAGACCGGTACGCCTGCCTGGGCGATGGCCGCTGCGGCGTGATCCTGCGTGGAGAAGATGTTGCAGCTCGACCAGGTGACGTCGGCACCGAGTTCCACGAGCGTCTCGATGAGTACTGCCGTCTGGATCGTCATGTGCAGGCATCCGGCGATACGGGCGCCCTTGAGAGGCTTCTTGCCCTTGTATTCGGCACGCAGTGCCATCAGGCCGGGCATCTCCGCTTCGGCGAGGCGGATCTCCTTGCGTCCCCATTCGGCGAGACCGAGATCCTTCACGGCATACTGATTGGTCTTGTGCGCATACTCACCTTTGGTCACGCGCTTCGGCGTGGGAAGAGCCTTGGCCGCTGCGGCCTTCTTCATCGCACCGTTCGAAGAGACGCCATTGGTGGCCGTACCGTTGGTCGCGGCTTTCCTGATCGTCTTCTTTGCTGATGTTGCCATCTGGTTGAAGTCCTGTTTGAATGGTTGTGTCGTTGTTGTGTCGGTGGATTCGCAGCTCAGGCGAACTGGGCGCGGAACATGTCGACGAGATTGAGATGCTCCCACGGGAACTCGTGGCGACCGAAGTGACCATAGGCAGCGGATGCACGGTAGATCGGGCGGCGCAGGTTCAGCCGCTCGATGATGCTCGCCGGCTTGAGATCGACGTTCTTCACGATGAAGTCTTCGATGAGGTGGGACGGTACCGTGCCCGTGCCGTGCGTATCGACGAGGATGCTGACGGGGTCGGCCACACCGATGGCGTAGGCGACCTGGATCGTGCATTCGCGGGCGATGCCTGCGGCGACGATGTTCTTCGCGAGGTGGCGTGCGGCATAGGCAGCCGAACGGTCCACCTTCGTCGGATCCTTGCCGGAGAATGCACCACCACCGTGCGGAGCGCGGCCACCGTAGGTGTCCACGATGATCTTGCGTCCGGTAAGACCCGTGTCACCGTGCGGGCCACCGATTTCGAACTTGCCCGTTGGGTTGATGTGATACTGTGTGGCGGACGTGATGAGGTGCTCGGGGATGACGGCCTTGACGACGTTTTCGACGACGTCTTCCTTGATACGCGACTGCTTGACGTCGGGATCGTGCTGCGTCGAGACCACGAC encodes:
- a CDS encoding DNA gyrase subunit B, which translates into the protein MSEITPEVVQQGYSEDSIKVLEGLEAVRKRPAMYIGDVGERGLHHLIQEVVDNSIDEALAGFCRNIAVTLHADGSCSVQDDGRGIPVGPHPVKKISTLEVVMCTLHAGGKFDKNTYKVSGGLHGVGVSCVNALSSDMIVTIELGGKRYEQRYKTGIPQAPVQETGKTSKSGTRVHFYPDATIFKTVEFRFEKVCDRLRELAFLNPDLTITLEDERDGQKEVFAYRGGLVDFVRYVDTSTTALLKPIMIAGANTSEAGIETVVEICFEYNTNYSETLLSYVNNINTVEGGTHVSGFRSALTRTLNAYAAANNLTKKEINLTGEDFREGLTAVISVKVAEPQFEGQTKTKLGNGEVEGIVRSIVNEELARQLDANPSSAKRIIEKATLAAEARIAARKSREMVRRKSALESATLPGKLADCSMRTPEDTELYLVEGDSAGGSAKQGRDRRFQAILPLKGKILNVHKARLSKILENEEVRTIFTAIGVGFGDDFDIAKARYGKIILMADADVDGSHIRTLLLTLFFVYMRDLITTGRLYIAQPPLYKLKKGKQEHYAYNDAERDEIIARMRKEKAERKAARSGEPIPEDLEIVEEGATADGIVISRFKGLGEMNPEQLWSTTMNPETRTLLQVTIENAAEATHIFDTLMGEKVEPRREFIERNAQYVRNLDI
- a CDS encoding epimerase, translated to MPLNVILTGATGMVGEGILLEMLDDPSIAKVLMVNRRHVDLQHPKLQELVVQDFMEFLDADRYTAGLSGYDACFYCAGISSIGLDEASYTEITYDTTMTFAKALRKANPEMVFIYVSGRGTDIDGKRVWARVKGKTENGLRTTGFKAVYNFRPALMKPAKGQRNVKPLFRLVTSLYPVWALLLPGSCNTLREVALAMIRCVERGYPTSTLEVTDIRKAAHKGM
- a CDS encoding AAA family ATPase, which translates into the protein MDPVRNPYAPGAGTPPPELAGRDDLRETVRIALARIREGKSAKSVLMVGLRGVGKTVLLDRLRSDTDEAGMYTMWIEAPENRSLPSILAPQLRSTLLRLSRIEKAKDTAARALRGLAGFARALKVKFNDIEIGFDAEPEPGLADNGDLEGDLATLLLLVGAAARDARTAAVMFIDELQYVEEAELAALISALHRAAQRLVPITLVGAGLPQLPGRMGNAKSYAERLFDIQDIGPLTDEAARTAIVVPAEHEGVVYTEPAIRLILHETQGYPYFLQEWGKHSWDVADESPIDDSDVRTASIAAIAALDGSFFRIRFDRLTLSEKRYLRAMAELGPGPHRSGDIAAQLGRKVTDLGPIRSQLITKGMVWSPSHGDTAFTVPLFDRYMQRIMPGDTWRTR
- a CDS encoding adenosylhomocysteinase, producing MTKGEYAHKTNQYAVKDLGLAEWGRKEIRLAEAEMPGLMALRAEYKGKKPLKGARIAGCLHMTIQTAVLIETLVELGADVTWSSCNIFSTQDHAAAAIAQAGVPVFAWKGMNEEEFDWCIEQTLFFGKDRKPLNMILDDGGDLTNMVLDRYPELVAGINGISEETTTGVHRLYERMKNGTLPLPAINVNDSVTKSKFDNKYGCKESLVDAIRRATDIMLAGKVAVVAGYGDVGKGSAASLSGAGVRVIVSEIDPICALQAAMDGYEVKKMADAVREADIVVTATGNCDIISEKHFRAMKDKAIVCNIGHFDNEIDMAWLNKNYGKTRLEIKPQVDLYTIGKKDIIVLAEGRLVNLGCAMGHPSFVMSNSFTNQVLAQIELWLHRSRYGNEVYVLPKHLDEKVARLHLKKIGVELDVLNKKQAEYIGVAVNGPYKPDYYRY
- a CDS encoding methionine adenosyltransferase, producing the protein MSSFIFTSESVSEGHPDKVCDQVSDAVLDYVLQEDPTGRVACECFATTGLIVVGGEITTTTYIDLPELVRGVIRDIGYTKAEYRFDSESCAVVNVINRQSPDIAQGVDTGGAGDQGMMFGYANTETDEYMPATIQYSHHLVKRLADIRKNSPAVMPYLRPDAKAQVSIEYGDNGEMKRVATVVVSTQHDPDVKQSRIKEDVVENVVKAVIPEHLITSATQYHINPTGKFEIGGPHGDTGLTGRKIIVDTYGGRAPHGGGAFSGKDPTKVDRSAAYAARHLAKNIVAAGIARECTIQVAYAIGVADPVSILVDTHGTGTVPSHLIEDFIVKNVDLKPASIIERLNLRRPIYRASAAYGHFGRHEFPWEHLNLVDMFRAQFA